taaaattgtatacaaaatattagtttCCTTAATAAgtattctgtttttttttttagttttaaataaatgttattatattagactAATAGCTCAGTAGCTCACTTGTTTATTCTAAAGACAAATCTTATAAGTCAAATGACTTTCTGAATTTTTGGGCGTATAGTGTACTGTACGTGTTCTGTATACTTATCGTACGGACAACGACCTCGTTAAAATGAttgaataagaataatttccCGGGTACTAGGAAAATGTAATTATCATCGCGTACGAGTGTAGTGAAAACCtctgtttttctttttgtttagtttCCCGGTAAGTTTCACTATAGATATTTCTGTTCAAAAGTAGAAGGAgcgagtaaaaaaattataaatttatgttttatacattgtcCTTGGAagcatttatgtatatacatattattatacatacattatacgtatatacatttagatataggtatatcgaGTATTGGTAGATAGgagttatatcattttaaatgttagttGTGAAATAATACTTACACATTTTAGTTCAATTATGTTGAATATAGTcgtttgtaattatattgagaattaattgaaaattagattACTCTCAATTATACGTTTAtcactaattactaattagttaaTCTcttgtatgttatttattagatactaTTCGTATTTTATAGTCTTGTTTTGATTTACAATTGTCAATTATCACTTAGGACgtataataatcgttttaaattttaaaaaatatatatctatatcaatttaaaataattatttgattcgcTTGAGTTTTGGGTATAAGCTTTGGAAAGTTGCATAAAGTTTAGtggaaaatttgtaattaaggtgaaataaaacaacacaCAAAGCATGCGTTATTTCGTATTCATGCTATCATAATATCAACAGTTGCCGATCGTAATCTGTGTAAATTCGCCCATATATATGTTgaaagaattaatttattatttttgtcttaatatttgataacgtagcttgttataataataattaacagacGTGTAATGCGTGTGTAGTGTTAAGaacaatacttataataagtctaacatttatatagaaaGTAGCTTTCCATATGAATTGCATAGCCATCGTTGTTGATGCTGCCGCAGCTATTATCATCCTAATGAATAGATATTTCGGAGAAAAACGCGTTATGgtcttttaaaaatgcatattaagcGGAGATTACCGACcgcttttctttttaaatttttttttattattatcattattactgtgtaatatttgagtataattattaaatgataatacgtttatgttttgtttcacACAGATCGGGCAAAAGGATCAGCTCAAATGCACTCGccaggtaaaatatttaacgacatttataatttattattgttaacgtTGTTTCTACatgttattagataataatatcattgttgtCGTTTTGTGTTTCAGTGATCTTTATCGGAGTTCAAGTTTTAATTCGTCCGGCCGCAGTTCCATTTGCGATACGCCCGACGATGTGTACTCTGATACATCCATCGAAGAGGACGTTCTCGACCTCAACAATAAGGtaagactataatatagcTGCCATCgtgtaatcattattattataccccaCTGCCACTACTAAgacgtatcattattatttctatattcgtattttataCGTGATAAGTCCCGTCACGACTATTAAACAGCATTCCTGTGCGCGCTGCTGCCGTGTAAATAATTTCCTTTACAGTCCGCAGGAAACGAGTGTActcaatttttgtttgtataaaaataaaatggtatgGGTACGCGCCGTAGAATAGTATGGCTATATTTACAATGTTATTTGCGCATTTtggatacctattataatagtaatatagacAGCTATATTATcagagttatttttaaattcgacTAAAAAATAACGTAACTGTTTTGCAAAGTAAAAGAAAATGATCGTCTTCTGCGTATTACGGAATCAAATAATAGTAGTTTGGTTGCAAGCTTgcaaatcaataaaacattttgatttaatattacaattatttttctcaagTAGAGAATCAATTACTTGTGTGTTTACCCAAGTCAGAAGTctgttaaaagaaaaataagttttggtttttagaaatgtatttttgattgaatCTCAGATtggttttatatgtatttattacccattagatatttatttatggatGTTTGAAATTTGGTTTCCAAATATCGAATTGATTCTCGACTCTCGAGTAGTCCATAATAGATaggtaaaatcatattatgtaggtacctatataatacatatactaaTTGGTTTGGATaaacttgaattttaaaagtataattttattatattaaaattaactttttaattatggtttaaaaataattatatgttaaaccGACAACAGTTTCACATGTTTGTGTtgctaattaatttattatttatataatattataagcaacatgttatataagtatttgttaATACTACTCATCGTACTGCTAATAAAATAGgtctaataataatcaaactttaatatattaaataagttgaagtcaagtaaaataaataatagttaaaaatacatacatttataatacagtttttactatttgggtgtcttttttagttaataaataaaatatttgggtGCATGGAAttctaaattaagtttttcattACTCGTAACAATATGTGTATACAGtttgttcttaaaaatatgaaaatttttcttatatttttaggagaaaatcaaacattagaccttaatattatttatttaatataattataatatattttgttatttatgtatgtatagaaTCAATTCATTTATAACACTTTATTTTGACACACCaactaattatgtatttatcgtATTTATAGGATTGGAAGTTATACCGGCTTCGTTTGTTCTTGTCttgtctattatttattttaatttttaattttattgtagtttaaatactgttctatagtaaaattatttaagcaataaaaatgaatattaaaattttatattttttaatttaacaaatgtaGTGATTATTTTTGGATTAACATTTTCtagtaaacattatttttctttgaatattgatgtatttattatcttgTCTTATTTAATCTCATGTTTGTCTTCTGAATTGTTTtggtatattatgcattttcgCCTATCGTTCCACAGCTATCGTCGTATTTTTGGTCGTGCAGCATCGTTCTCGCGACTAATCGTCGGATTTCTATTGGTTGTAACTATAAATCGTAAATTGATGTGTCGTCATTTACACGCACGTAGTAATAATTGCAGTTTTAATCTGTAGCAGTAGTATACAGGGCGGTTATTTTATTGagcaacactcattatttcaaaatgtattaacgtttttgaaaaaatgatgtttacataatttctagacgaaataatacagttttttcttatgataatatgtgaatatgtgatatttattttatattctgaaacaaaatatttttggagtaaaaattgaatttcttatgattagtttatgagttataagtaGAGCATAAATGGAATGGTAGACCAAAATTTTGTGGGATATCCCCATTTCTTATACCTCTTCACTACACTCatttaaacttgaaatacTTACTACTCATAAACTGCTCGTCCTAATTTCGATTTACATGTATCGAGATACtccgaaaaatattctacttcagaatatgaaataaatgacgtatattatcattaaaatattaaaaaatataatttttttaaaaatgttgttttattttgattaaaaattaatagattttaaaacgaCGAGTGTGTTGTTcaataaaagaatcacccAGTATAGTGGTGAATTCGTTGAGTGACAACAGTTTGTGATAGGACGTTGTCGAGTCGAACTCAACGGTATAAGTATAGACTATAAAGTAACCACACATGTATATTGGGTAGAGGGGACCAACGTGGCGGCGGTACTTGATAAAAGCCCATCATCGTCGTCATCGTTTAACGAACGAATAATTGTACTTAATGTTATAGTATAGAGCAGTATACtacaatactataaatgtataatatacatatacaatatattatattgttgtagttattatattaggttttttaaaaataataatcgttcaGTCTGCGCGCAGTCCCGATATTGTTAtctgtgtgtatgtgtgtgccAGTGTCGTAGTcgtacataatgtataattgctGTCGTCGGTGAGGAAACATTTTCGCGTAtgctcatatttttttcattatatcatTGGGTAAATTGTGTCGAAATATATATTGACGATAATAACACCGTTACTAAGGGCCTTGTGTGTGGTACAGCATACTTTTATCATCTGTTTACTACGGTCTTATTATTCCGTCCATTGAAGCGCATATACGTCACCGGACGTGGGCAGctacttaaaatatacgaatCGAGAAATAATAGTCGACTTTtgggaaaaaaatttttgtcacCGTGCCAAAATAAGTCAtcgttgatattattattagagtgCACATCATATTCTCTCGGCGCAGGGCGATCAAAGTtcagtaaaaaaacatttcatatcTCAACGGACGCTCCAATAGTAGTCCACTCACCACACACACGTACACATATGCTCGCgttcaataatatagttaattgaTGCTGTCGTTATCAATATTCAGATAAGCGCAATGGCTTCTCTCCTGAAAATTGGCCAAAAGGCGGTCAGTAGTTTTAATACACCGTAGTATCGTACTTACGCTCGTACAATCACATTCTTTAGAAGTTATGTTGTTAGTcatgtcgtcgtcgtcgtcgtccaaGAAGAATAAGGCCGACATTTTGGAAAACTGCTGCTCCGAGCTTGAGTTCGATATGTGGGATGGACAGTTCGAATTTGTTGGCAACGCCTATGAAGCGAGCCCTATCGGAGACGACATGTTAAAATTGCCTAAAATTTCACAAAACTCGCATATTTTTGACGTGCAAAAAGTAATTTCGTCTCATGAttcatttatgattattttttaattttgttttttatacttaactacatttatacctacttattccTCGCGTGCAGTGTTTGCGTATtcattaggtataggtatttatttttaatttatgcataTTGTCACACCGATGCGCCTTTGTTTTatctgtgtatattatataaaaaatactcgcGTGCACATGCAACGTGttgtatttagaataattactGTTACAATTACCTACACCAAACTACgtcgtttaaattataatgtggtTTTATGTGTGTTTGCAGGTACAAGTGTTGCAAAAACAGATGAATTCCCTGACCGACAATCAACACCTAACGGACGAACGGTACGCGCGCACCAAGGAGGAAAACGCCGCTCTCCAAGCCCGCGTCCACATGCTTGAAGAACAGCTCCGCGACACCGAACTCAGGTGCGAGGAGCGGCTGGCGTCCGAAGAACGTAGACACAGGGAGCTCGTCACCCGAGTCGACAGAGAAAAACAATTGCATATTGATAATTGTGCCATAAGGTAAATGCAATGTAATATGTCATTAAATACAAGGTATACTAACTACTTATATACGGActtaaatgttgtatttataattgtaaatttaaatgtatattgtgatTATATGATAAACTGGCCTCatcgtgtatattatgtactacacTTCGTCGTGTAGTTGGTCATTCAATATTCGAAAAGTCatgtgttaattatataactaaggttattaatgttattatgtagTCACGtttcataaaatcaattaatagtaataatgaattatcataaaaggtataatataccgtcataaaaatcactatattattatttctcataAAAGTCATTGGTTATTtctcataaatacataataattaataagatcaactttaaagtataaccatatagatatattaattatattatgtaatctatatataattattgtatatgatataattgaatcttaaaaaaataactatttaaatatatatacttttagaataatttatattgtaatggtGTGAACAGATAATGATGAACTGATTACGCTTTGCAGTAGTATGCAAATGTTATTGTATAGAGAGACgtgacattatttatttttcatttttaagcattaatttagtattaatgatttttctttttttttaatgatagtatagaatggtttatttttttaacaaataatacaaataataagcaTAGGGCAAAGGGCTTATAAATGAAACATTCAGACATCTTGAAagctataatgttataataaaaaaaataaatttaattaacgttGTACaagttacatgtatttttataataaattaattatttttatcgcacaatataaaatatttttttaataatatggatctttttttaacatttttttctgcaTTTAAGcagtaaatatatctatactatttatagttgttaattaaaaactatcttTTATGATTGTTTGTAGACTTCAAAGTATTGAGTCGGCTAATGAGAATTTACGATTGGAGGCAGAAAAATGTAAGTCCGCGTTAGAGACGATGCGAACTGAAAAGATTTCGTTGGAACAACGAGTGAGTGATCTCAATGTGGGTGCTCAGTCGTTTAAAGATGAAATACGTTTACTTGAAGCCGAACTTAGAAAGTTGAAACAGAGAGAAAGGGACAACGAAGAggtcagtataaaatattgtacatctGTTAacgtttgtaataattaaaacaatgatattaacaatattgtatattgatataatgaaTTTAGTTTGTATTATGTTCGACTATGTTACTTATTCAACACTTATgtcgtatttatatttatagattatcgaAGGTTTGACCAAAGATTTAGAAATATCTCGACTTGAAAAAGAAGCTATGATCACCAAACTGCATTCGCCGTCGCCGTACGTCACTGAACTTACGGCTCAGCTGGAGTCGCTAAAACATCAAAATCGGTGTAAGTGTAACGCTGTAACCTATAAAACTGTGGTTTTCAACCAATGTGCTATGAGCttttgaaagttttttatagtaatattagtaattacgtatggttgataaaaataaagcaaaataaaaatatttaatattgtttttaattaagtataattttgtttatctgATTTGGTgtaaacaatgttttaaaaaaaggttgaAACCTACTactgtaaaaattgtaataatttaacacttgATATACtttaacctatataatataagtagttaGTGCgagttattttcatttgttttattttattttttcggcaGCGTTGAAAGACTCATACGACGAGTTGCAAGCTTCCTCCATAGCCAAAGGTATCGAGAGAGGCAGACTGTTGTTGACAGAGTCACCCAGCCTCGCGTCTGAACTCGACGGTTTGACACACGATGATGTAAGTACGGTGTGATCCGAACATGCCTAATGGTTATTCatgttggaaaatatttttttaacgtgtCGTTTGTCTAATAATCTCGtgcttacaaataatatttttataaaccataagaaaaaaacaaaaacaaatccgGAATAACGAATTTAACCCGCATtatgtcaataaaatttttcatatttaagtagaagtaatacatataatagagcaataataagataataagagcaaataatatttatcacatgAGTGCAAATGATAGTTTATATGatacactttataatataataatacaatttgaaaatatgtagaatgtagatatAACAACACACTtgaagtacttatatataatattgtttttttgctCCTTTTCACAGCACAGTCCCTCGTCTTTGCAAATAAACAAGGTAATTTCAATTTGgttactaaaatatgttttttttttttttaatcaaattaacagCGTTTGGCTTTTTTTCTTAACCGCACCCGGTAAATATACCAcaacatataatttagaaaatcgAAAATGGAATCGactaatattgattaatatataatatatattcatcatattaaattatataataatcgttttgTTATGCCGAGAGTTCAACAATAGCAGTTGAAAACGATTCAATCGAGTCGAGGTTGTTAACTCTCAATGTCATTGGTGTCGTCGTCGAGTAGCTGTAGCAATGAGAGAACATAAGCAATAGTAATATTGTCATGGTGTCTTCTCACTTAAGCTATGTCGTCGAGTTACCTGAATGAATGATTTCaagatttttattgtgtttacgCAAATTGATAGGAATGTCGATTGTCACATACTCATAACTAGCAAAAGCGATAAGATTTTGCATGGAATTTGTAACACacttgacattttattaaatttcaaatgggCTTTGCATgcgtactaaaaataataaataacaatttaaaattcatttttttaatttttattattattatttggtttgcaataaaagtaataaattgtatttttgatgttCTCACTCTTTAGTATGTTTTTATCAgttgtgaattattatataatttcattttttctaacgaaaatcaatatataaattaaatttacttaaaaattcagttattattaaacagcaaaaaacaaatataattttcatattttgtatttagtataatattataactaacttGGTATGTACACGTGGCCATgtgttctattattttattgtaatattttaaaattaattgataattttcaacataaataccaataataataaataattattgaatgaaaaatgcattattcatGATTCATATGTCATGAGTATAtcttaattacctataaaacattatgaaatacattttaatcatacataatggtaatataaactgaacacaattttattaatgttcaactttgagttttattaatttttatacttttcattctagacttatattttattttaatgtttattaaatgtttttttttttttttatgtcaccTGAAGATGGTTTAAagccattttaatattaatcggTTACTACAGTAACTGTATTGGTTGCacgttgtatatttttaattttttattaaaaaaatttgggggttgtttttaatggttttaattgttttcagaTGAAAACTGCATTGAAAGATCAGCAAGAGGTGAATGACCAGTTACGAGCTTACATCGACAATATTCTGCTAAACATTGTCGAAAATCATCCTGAACTGTTAGAagtcaaacaaaatttatgaaatattattatgatttgattataataacagaTATTCACACATCCACATACACACAATGTTCCTAATACTATTGATTGGTGAAATTGGAGAccagtgtttttttattccaattaTTGTTGTCAtcgtacttacatattatatttccgcCTTATTTAATGTCTACCAATTTTTTCCCATTGCATTTCCAACATATGTTATCAATTATacgtgtgttatattatatataatttgttgtgtatataaatagttgtaaacatttttgtaaaaagcaaatataatgaaaaaagtttaactattatcatatttgtttaagataaattggataaaattttttaaaataatatttaattgtatccgtccagttatatagtattacgatttattatttatatttacatacatatatgttatttaatttttctcatccatttgtattgtaaacattttaaatttttaaaagataaaatatataatattagatagtCCGCCGATATGTTATAGTATAATCATtgttactttatataatatattggagtgctaattaattgttataattgttatctGTTCCAAAGAGACTGTGATGTGGTAACAATATTtagctaattattttttataatacttgagTCTTGTGCCAGttcacaacataaaatataacagtatttttttagtaaagaaaaaaacttgttttatttatccTATATAAGCtccaaattattgtaataaagaatcattttatgtacattctcataatagttcatttaatgtatatttttttagtgcaataatcaaattaattgttgttttacatatttttataatgaaatagtgtatatttatattttttctacatcCAACaactgtgtataaatattgtaatgcaTACTgccatattaaatacattactcAAATAAAtgctataggtacattattaatctatctctatattataatatatatttaaattgtttgaagTACTTACAAAAAGTCTTAAAATTCTACTAATCCTAtatgaagtaaaatatttatagagaaGTTAGTTTAGTAAAATGTAGCATTATAAGTGTTTCaaacttgtatttaattatttaatagcatgtttttaaaacgataacaACTGATAGTGAAAATCtggtaaataaattgaataaatcataatattgacaatattcaatatttttgacaaaagaaaaatacccAATTATTTCAAGTCATTCTTTATGATAgtttattctaattttcaaatgagttgtacttatttatggtttttaacTTGAGTAGTTCATAAGATATtagataaacaatataaagaatataattatatttagagcTTAGATTTCAAGGTATTAGCATTTTTTTCTTGGATTGTTTAATAGCATTTCAAGCTTTAAATTGGTTATTTTACACATGTATactaattctaaaatttattttacttttgactattttatagaactattatgaaacaacaaaattacCTTAGATTGAAGTAtggacatttattttatcattttcgaaatattttttacttttatttggtttaaaataagaagtcttaaatttacttttgattATTGACCACCGGTTGATTAcagatttatatgtaaattttataagtataataggttaacccatatttttacttttactttttcttatacaatatttattgaataagacCTATTTCTAGTGttttatcatacaattatctagaatagaaaaatatataatcatttcaaacacaattttttgaagtttttagtatattatatatatatattataaatatacatttaaataataataaccattaaatattatatacatgagaTCAGTAAATATTcgtgtttgtaaaatattcaaatagacATCAGTATGACTCCaatcataacaaaaaatgtgcCGCATGCCCAAAGAATTGAACAGCTTTCAGCAAACAATAGTACACCAGTTAAAGCCTGAAATATATAcactgttattaattaaagacatccaatacttaattttaataggtagtaGTCTGTAGGTAATAGCTAAAGctaacatcaaaataaatacataataaaaaccaagtataacaatattattaatgatagtatgttaattaattaaatattgaatgcaactgatataaaaaaatggtaaaagaCATtgcaataaaaagaaataaaatattaaaataaaatatgatttgacTTGGATTATGTTTCAAAAGACAACATCATTAGTAGATAAAGtagacattaaataatttgcttcaatatataagttacctattaaatatgtactgtatatttgaatttgtatttaaaattaacaatctaTAAAATGAgatgcataataaatttaaaagttaatagaaGAGTTACTTAACAATTTGACTgctcaaataatttaactgaaCTTACTAATGCTTTGAGTAGGTACCATAAATGTACTCGGTAATTTAATGAATCTAGGCTGAGTCATGATATAACAAATCAGTTATATCAGTTTTTTATATCATGGGTTGAGTATTATACATGATACTTAAGACAAAATTGGCAAGtctgattaataaaatatgaagggCAATAGAGGAAAGTTTAATTGGTATCATATGTGATACATAAAACTGTCATTATTGTGACTTTTATGGAGCAAGCCAAAAATTAcgaagtacaatatattaataagtactaagcaaattttgtattacaaatatcaactttttatagtttcaaatacataaaatagtttataaatttcattaattaggTGTAAtagattaaagaaaaaatatcatgGTTTTTTTCCGTTTACAGCAAATGACAACTTTAAGCGACCATTGCACAGGTTTAATAAAAGCGTACTTACCTATTAGGTATCATGATGTTAAGGTGAATAAATTGgagaaatcataaaaatgtgcaAATAGCTAGCCGTTCATTACTCACGGTAAAAATGTAGTTGGAAGCGATGCTGATGCCGGTGGATACCAACGTGGAACCGAATCGCAGGGATCTGGTATACATCAGCCAAACCCCAATATTGGCCAGCACGACCATTGCCAACATGAAGAATCTGGCCAAATTGGTGTGCAGAGCCTACGGgggcaaaacaaaaattaacagaCCGTCAGGACTTGCACCTTCACCGTTGTCGTAGACGACATTATAGGCGGTCAAAACTCTTGGATATCATAAAAGTACGACAAAACGATCTGTACGATTTTACCTGATCGTCGTGGCCGAAGTACTCGTCAACGCTCATTCCAATCTTGCCGAACAAGCCGGCTGACGAACCGCAGACTCCTGCGGACGCGGCGAACAGGGCATTCTTGAGTCGACGGTCCATCGATTGATGCTGGTGGTGGTCATAAACAACGATTTTTATTCATAGATCTCGACGAAGTGTAAACGGCTAGGCCGTGATCAGTTCACGAATTTCCTAAACGATTATTACGGTCTACGagcaaaaatcaaaataccgAACGATTATCACTGCTGTAGATATCACGTCGTGTCGTACTATCTCGAGTCGCC
The DNA window shown above is from Aphis gossypii isolate Hap1 chromosome 2, ASM2018417v2, whole genome shotgun sequence and carries:
- the LOC114122333 gene encoding uncharacterized protein LOC114122333, with the protein product MDRRLKNALFAASAGVCGSSAGLFGKIGMSVDEYFGHDDQALHTNLARFFMLAMVVLANIGVWLMYTRSLRFGSTLVSTGISIASNYIFTALTGVLLFAESCSILWACGTFFVMIGVILMSI